The following proteins are co-located in the Castor canadensis chromosome 5, mCasCan1.hap1v2, whole genome shotgun sequence genome:
- the Ankrd60 gene encoding ankyrin repeat domain-containing protein 60 produces MTVRELKEELDLMVAIPFDLQRLHYLDQGVLLDDTTLKFQDLVPDGIISLCIWHYDGWTELILAAIDGDPSKLSCLGITEDSFYRTAHSKHFEGEQWKQWTSQRAFVALYICSHRGHTEAVRYLLAQGTNCVSKSPVGRTPLHVAAAMGRLDCISLLMKHGFSIHDRDNKGETALTVARRLNRKKCEKRMFLLHCMARSGAKDPRTLHMKDILRRATTSGFESNNSWH; encoded by the exons ATGACCGTGCGGGAGCTCAAAGAGGAGCTGGACCTGATGGTCGCCATCCCCTTCGACCTCCAGCGACTCCACTACCTGGACCAAG GAGTTTTGCTGGATGACACCACCCTGAAGTTCCAGGATCTTGTTCCTGACGGGATTATCTCCCTGTGCATCTGGCATTACGATGGCTGGACAGAGCTGATCTTGGCAGCCATAGATGGGGACCCCAGTAAG CTGTCCTGTCTCGGGATCACCGAGGACTCCTTCTACCGAACAGCACACTCTAAGCACTTTGAAGGTGAGCAGTGGAAGCAGTGGACATCCCAGAGGGCGTTTGTGGCCTTGTACATCTGCTCCCACAGAGGCCACACTGAGGCTGTGCGGTACCTTCTAGCACAAG GCACCAACTGTGTCAGCAAGTCCCCAGTGGGCAGGACGCCCCTGCATGTGGCAGCAGCCATGGGTCGGCTGGACTGCATAAGCCTCCTGATGAAGCACGGGTTCTCCATCCATGACAGGGACAACAAGGGGGAGACCGCCCTCACTGTCGCCCGCCGCCTGAACCGAAAGAAGTGCGAGAAGAGGATGTTTTTGCTACACTGCATGGCCAGGTCTGGGGCAAAGGACCCCCGCACCTTGCACATGAAGGACATCCTTCGGAGAGCCACCACCTCTGGCTTTGAGTCCAACAACAGCTGGCATTAG